The Amycolatopsis methanolica 239 nucleotide sequence GGTGCAGTTGGTCGACATCCCCGGTTCGCCGAACAAGGCGGTCCAGTCGGTCTCCACGCTGCAGGCCGCGGACATCGAGATCCTCAAGGGCACCCCGCTGGAGCTGACGCTGAAGGTCGTCAGCCAGCCGACCCTCAAGGTCACCTCGACCGGCGACGAGAAGACCTCGAAGGTCGAGTACACGGCGCCGGTGATCACGATCGAGCGGCAGGGCAAGGTGCTCTACACGCTCGACGCGACCAACCCGACGAAAGACATCCCGATCGGCCTGCCACTGTCCGGCCTGTCCCAGCAGTTCGGCCCGCTGGAGGACCTGCCGGTGGTCGGCGGCCTGGTCGCCACCGCGCAGAAGGGCCTGCAGCAGGTCTCGGACACCGCGGGCAAGGTGCTCGACCTCGGCGTCCTGCGGCTGAGCATCGCCGAGCTGACCCAGAAGGGCCAGAACCTCACCGACCCGTTCAAGGGCTACCAGCTGGGCGCCTCCGCCCGGCTGCTGGACCTGCAGATCCTGCCGACCGCCGGGCTGAAGGACCTCCTCCCGGCGGGCAGCGACACGCTGCCGTCGTCGCTGGCGCAGCTGTCGCTCGGCGAGCAGATCGGGCGGGCGTACGCGCCCGAGGGCGGTGTCGTGTGCGGGACGACGACCACGCCGCCGCCGGGCAACGCGGCTCCCCCGGCCGCGCCGCAGAAACTCGCCTACACGGCCGGCGCCTACTCGGCGGTGCCGATGTTCTGGACCGGCACGGCGATGTTGCTGCTCGGGGTCGTGCTCGTCGCGGCGTTCCCGGCCCGGAAGCGGCTGAAGGCGGTGCCCGTGAAGCCGTCGCCACGGCCACGGGACTGACGTTCTGCGGAAGGGGCGGTGTCGCAACCGGCGCCGCCCCTTTTCACGCGTTCGTCAGCCGTGGCGCAGGGCCGTCAGCATCGCCTCCACCGCGATCCGCGGCTTGACGTTCCACAGGATCGCTTCGCGGCAGGCCAGCACCGCTTCCAGGCGCTTCAGCGTCGACTCCGCCGTCCACTGGCGTGCGGCCTGCTCGATGTCCTGGGCGTGGTCGGGGTGGTTGTAGCGGGCGTCGGCGCCGCTCACCGCCACCAGCACGTCCCGGTAGAAGCCCGCGAGGTCGACCAGCGCGAGGTCCAGCGTGTCGCGTTGGGTGCGGGTCGCCCGGGACTTCTGGCGCTTCTCCAGCTGCTTGACCGCCGCTTCGGCCGCGCGCTTGGCGCCGGCGACGCCCTTGCCGGTCGCGTCGCCGCCCATCGCGTTGCGCAGCTCCGCCTTCTCGGCCTCGTCGCGTTCCTTGCTCTCCTCCGTCGCGTCCGCTTCGGCGGCCGCGATCAGGTCGTCGGCGCAGCGGAACACGTCACCGGGACGCGACAGGCCCAGCGGGATCCGCAGCACCGCGGCCCGGCGCTTGCGGGCGTTGTCGTCCGTGGCCAGGCGCCGCGCGCGGCCGACGTGACCGCCGCACACCGACGCCGCCCATTCCGCCAGCTCCGGGTCGACGCCGTCCCGCTCGACCAGCACGCGGGCGATCGCCTCCGCGGCGGGCGTCCGCAGCGTCACCAGACGGCACCGGGAACGGATCGTGACCGAGATGTCCTCGGGGTGGTCCGACGGCGCGCACAGCAGGAACACCGTCCGCTCCGGCGGCTCCTCGACCGCCTTGAGCAGGGCGTTCGACGCGCCTTCCGTCAACCGGTCGGCGTCCTCGATGATCACGACCTGCCACTGCCCCGTCGTCGGGCGGCGAGCCGCGGCCTGGACCAGCGCACGCATCTCCGCGACCGAGATCGACAGGCCCTCCGGGATGACCAGGCGCACGTCGGCGTGTGTGCCGTGCATCGCCGTGCGGCAACCGGGGCACTGGCCGCAGCCGGTGCCGGTGATGCACTGCAGGGCCGCGGCGAACGCGCGGGCGGCCACCGACCGGCCGGAACCGGGCGGGCCGGTGAGCAGCCAGGCGTGCGTCATCGCGCCCGGCGGCGCGGGCTCGCCCGCGACGATCTGCGCCGCCGCCCGCGCTGCCGCGGACAGCACGTCGACGGCGTGGTCCTGCCCGACCAGCTGGCCCCACACCCCGGCCGGCGCGACGACAGCGGTCACCTGGCCTCCACCTCGGCGAGCGGCACCAGTCCGAGCTTGCGCTGGGCGAGCACGGCCGTTACCGCGGTGCGCACCCGGTCGCCGACCTCCTCCGCGGGCCCGTCGGCGTCCACCACCACGTAGTGATCGGGGTCGGCGGCGGCCATCTCGCTGAGCAGGTGCTGCACGCGCCACTGGTCCTCGACCGAGATCGGGCCGGGCGCGTTCGTGCCGGGGTCGGCGTCCAGCAGCACGGTCACGTCAGGCCGGAGGCGGCCGGTGGCCCAGTCGGCGAGCCCTTCCAGTTCCTTGGCGTCCAGTCCGGCGACGGCGGACAGGTGTGCGAGCGGCGAGTCGACGAAGCGTTCCATCACCACGATCGCGCCACCGTCCAGCGCGGGGTTGACGTTGCGCTCCACGATGTCGGCGCGCACCGCGGCGGCCGCGAGGGCCTGTGCCCGCGCCCCGGACAGCGACGCGTTGCCGATGAGCGCGGCGAGCCGCTCGTCGTCCAGCGCCGGGTCCTCGGCCAGCACCACCGGGCGCGGGCTGGCCGATCGCAGCCACTCGGCGAGCTTCGACGCCTGCACGGCGGTGTCCGCGGCCGTGGTGCCCTCCAGCGCGATGAGCAGGCCGTTCACCCGGCGCGGGCGGCGGCGGATCGCATTGCGCAGGTCGGCCATGATCGGCTCGGACCGTCGCGAGTCCATCTGCCGGTAGGCGATGACGCCGACGACCGCGGCGAGGGCGCCGCCGCCGAGCATCACCGGGCGGGTGCCGTCGATGATGATCGGGTTGCCCCAGACCGTGATCGTCCGCGGCTTCGTCAGGCCGATCAGCAGCGGCACCAGTGAGACCGACCCGAACACGATGATCTTCATCATCGACTGGTAGATCGCGTTGATCCGGCCACGGATCGCGTCGTCGACCTGCGAGCCGATGATCGTCACGCCGGTCAGGAACGCGGCGCCGGCGCACGCGCCAACGATCGCGACCGCGATCAGCGACACGGTCAGGTGCGGCGACAGCGCCACCAGGATCAGCGCCAGCCCGGCGAGCACGATCGAGATGCCGAAGAGCCGGTCGTGCGGCAGCCGCCGGGCCAGCTTCGGCGCGCCGCCCATGCCGGTCGCCAGCCCGATGAATACGGCCACGACCAGCAGGCCCCACGCGGAGTCGCCGGCCAGCAGGCTCGACGAATACGGCTTGGCCGACCCGACCACCGCGCCGCCCGCCGCGAACGCGCCAGCCGCGCCGATGAGCAGGCCACGGACCAGCGGCGTGCTCCGCACGTACTTGCCCGCGTCCTTGACCAGGGCGCCCAGCCCGGGCTTGTCCGCCTCCGCGATCGGCTTCGCGGCCTTCTCGGCCTGCTCGTGCGAGACCTTGGCCATCCGCGGCTTGCGGATCGACAGCTCCGGGATGCGGGTCAGCACCAGGATCGCGCTGGCCAGGTACAGCAGCGCGATGAGCACGACGATGACCTTGGCGACGCCGAGCTCACCGAAGAACCCGGACGGGAGGCCGACCGAGGCCGCGATCCGGGTCACCACGGCGTAGAGGCCACCCGCGGTGACCGTGGCGAGCCCGTACGTCATCACCAGGCCGAGCTGGTTGGCCGTCTCCACCTGGTCCGGGCGCCTGAGCAGGTTCGGGACCGCCGCCTCCTTGGACGGGATCCACATCATCGCGCTCGCGCTGGCCAGGAAGTTCGCGATGTAGAGCCACCAGGACGTGCCGACGAACGCTACCGACAGCAGGAAGCCGCAGCGGAACAGGTCGGCGACGAACATGACCTTGCGCCGGTCGAAGCGGTCGGCGAGCAGGCCGCCGAGCGGGGCGAAGATCAGGCCGGGCAGCAGCGCGGAGAGCAGGACGCCGGTGAAGGCGAAGTTCTGCGCGGTGTAGTTCGTGGTCAGCTGGGTCGCCAGGCTCGTCAGGCCCAGGATGGTCAGCCAGTCCGCGACGCTGCACAGGTAGGTCACGCCCCACAGCCGCCGGAACGGCCGGATCGCCAGGACCCGCCGGGCCCGGTGGATCGTCGAGGCGTCACGCCCTGCCGGCGCCTCACTTCCTGCGCCGGGTTCCACGTGCACGACCTCGCTGATCGGACCCACCCCACTCACTCCCGCGGCGCTGGGGAACCCCTCGCGCGACACACCGGCATCCCCCAACCGTGGGGCCAGGGTAGCTCTGCCGTTCTGAGAGTGCCCGTCGTGGTGGACGGTAGGCGTCCGAAACGCGAAGATCGTCCCGCCGCGGACTATTCGAAGATGCCGCTGAGCGTGTCGATCAAGCTGGACAGGAACTGGATCGCGAGCACGCCGAACACGACCATCAGCAGGATCGCGACGAGGAACGCCGCCGACCCGCTGGACGGTTTCGCCCTGCGGACCGAGCCGCCCTGCCCCGGCCGCGGCAGGCGGAACGACGGCTTCGACCACGAACCGATCCGCTGGCGCCCGGTCCACGTGCGCTGACGCGGCAGGATGCCCAGCGGCGGCGCGGGCGGCACCGCCGGGGCGGGAGCCGCGGGCGGTGTGTCGTCCACCGGCGTCTCGGCCGGCGCCGCCGGCTTGTCCGACATGGCCTCGATCATCTCGCGGACCTTCTCCGGGTCCGGCTCGACCGGCTTGGCCACCTTCAACGGCTGGTAGCCCTCTTCGTCGGCGACTGACCCCGAGACGGCGTCGCCGAACGTCAGCGGTGGCAGGCCGGACTGCGTGCCGTCGCCGAAACGACCGTCGTCCTTGGCCGGACCCATGGTGACCACTCCCGTGCGATCGGAAACACCTCGCCCCAGCGTAGTGGGCTTTTCGCGATGTGCACGCGCCCATCCGGGCAACCTCGTGATCACTGTGCGCAACCGGAAGTTCAGGCACAGGTCATCGCCGCCTCGACCGCGTCGGTCATCCACTGGGCGAGCCGGTCGCGGTCGGACGGGACCAGGAACAGTTGCGTGCCCTCGCCCGGTTCGGTGACCGTGGCCAGGACGTGCCGCCCCAGGTCGTTGTCCACCACCACGTAGCCGAGCCGCGGGAACTGCGCGCAGCGCCGGTCGAACGCCATCAGGTCGACCACGGTGGTGCCGGTACGCGGCCGCCGCAGGAACTCCCGCACCCGCGCCGCCCGGTCGGCGTCCCGCCCGGCCAGCTCACCCGAGGGGCCCGCCTGCAGCATCACCGAGCCGAACCGGCCGCGGCGCTGCTCGGGCACGAACCCGACCACCCGGTCGAACAGGGTGCGGAGCTCGCGGTAGCCCCAGCCGCCGACCTGCGTGCTGTCCGGCCGCCAGCTCCACAGCACCCCGGCGGCGGTGTCGGCGTAGACCCGCACGTCGAGCGGCCCGGCGAGCCCGCTGTGCACGCCGGTGAGCACCATCCGGATCGGACCGCGCAGCATCAGCGCGAACGCGCGCATCGCGTCGTCGGTCAGGCCGCCGCCCTCGACGAACGGCGAGTCCCGTAGCTGCGCCATCCAGGCGTTGTGCTCCTCGGCCTCGGCGACCAGGTCGGCCGGGTCGTCCGATCGGCTCAGCGGGTACCGGATCCGCTCGACGTCGTCGTCCGTCGCGTACGGCGCGTACAGGTCCCAGGTGCTCGCGCGCTCCGGCACGGCGTCCAGCACCGGCCGGGCGGCCTCGGTCAGCAGTTCGTCGATCGTCGTCACGGGGGCAGTGTGCACCCGGGGTACGACAGTTTTGGTCGAACTGCTGTTCGAGGCCTACTTCTTCGCGGCCGCCTTCTTCGCAGGGGCCTTGCGCGCCGGCGCCTTCTTCTTCGGCGCCGGGCCCTTCGCGCGCTTCTCGGCGAGCAGCTCGGACGCCCGCTCCGGGGTCAGCCCTTCGATGCTGTCGCCCTTGCGCAGGGTCGCGTTGTACTCCCCGTCGGTGACGTACGGGCCGAACCGGCCGTCCTTGACCACCATCGGCTTCTTGGACACCGGGTCCTCGCCCAGTTCCTTCAGCGGCGGCTTCGCGGCGCCCCGGCGGCCACGCTGCTTCGGCTCCGCGTAGATCTTCAGCGCCTCTTCGAGCGTGATGGAGAAGATCTGGTCCTCGCTCGACAGCGACCGCGAGTCCGTGCCCTTCTTCAGGTACGGACCGTAGCGCCCGTTCTGCGCGGTGATCTCCTCACCGGTCTCCGGGTCCTTGCCGACCACGCGCGGCAGCGACAGCAGCTTGAGCGCGTCCTCCAGCGTCACCGTCTCGATCGACATCGACCGGAACAGCGAACCGGTGCGCGGCTTCGGCTTCTTCGCCTTGCTGGTCTTCTTGCCCTCGGTCTCCTCGGGCTCCGGCAGCACCTCGGTGACGTACGGGCCGAACCGGCCCTCCTTGGCGACGATCCGGTGCTGGGTGACCGGGTCAACGCCGAGGTCACGGCCCTCCTGCGGGGTCGCGAACAGCTTCTCCGCGATCTCCACGGTCAGCTCGTCCGGCGGCAGGTCCTCCGGCAGGTTCGCGCGCTGCGGCTTGCCGTCCACCTCGCGCTCCAGGTACGGGCCGTAGCGGCCGACCCGCACGTGCACGGTGTGCCCGTCGTTGTCCTCGAACATCGGGATGGAGTTGATCTCGCGCGGGTCGATGTCCTCGACCCCGCCGCTGACCAGCTTCTTCAGCCCGCCGAGGCGGCCGACCGAGCCGTCCACGCCCTGCTCGCCGCCGAAGTAGAACCGCGACAGCCAGCGGGTGCGCTGCTCGTTCCCGGCCGCGATGCGGTCGAGCTCGTCCTCCATTGCGGCGGTGAAGTCGTAGTCGACCAGCCGCTCGAAGTGCCGCTCCAGCAGCCCGACCACGGCGAACGCGACCCACGACGGGACCAGCGCGGAGCCCTTCTTCCAGACGTACCCGCGGTCCTGGATGGTCTTGATGATCGACGCGTACGTCGACGGGCGGCCGATGCCCAGCTCCTCCAGCTTGCTGACCAGGCTGGGCTCGTTGTAGCGCGCCGGCGGCGTGGTCGCGTGCCCGTCCGGGGACAGGTCGGTCGCGGTCAGCGCCTGGTCCTTCACCAGCTGCGGCAGGCGGCTCTGCTTGTCGTCGGCCTCGGCGCCGGAGTCGGCGTCCACCGCCTCCACGTAGGCCTTGAGGAAGCCGGCGAAGGTGATCGTGCGGCCGGACGCGGCGAACACGCACTCCTCGCCCGTGCTCGCGGTGCCGGTGATGCGCACCGACATCGTGGTGCCCTTGGCGTCGGCCATCTGCGAGGCGATCGTGCGCTGCCAGATCAGCTCGTACAGCCGGAACTCGTCGGCCTGCAGCTCGCCGGCGACCTGGCCGGGCGTGCGGAACACCTCGCCCGCGGGGCGGATCGCCTCGTGGGCCTCCTGCGCGTTCTTGACCTTGCGGGTGTACTGCCGCGGCGTCGGCGAGACGTGGTCTTTGCCGTACAGCTCGGTCGCCTGGCTGCGGGCCGCCGCCAGCGCCGACTCCGACAGCGTCGTGGAGTCGGTACGCATGTAGGTGATGTACCCGTTCTGGTACAGCCGCTGCGCGATCTGCATCGTGGTCTCGGCGTTGAAGCGCAGCTTGCGGCCGGCCTCCTGCTGCAGCGTGGAGGTCATGAACGGCGCGTACGGCCGCCGCGTGTACGGCTTCTCCTCGACGCTGGTGACCTTGAAGTCCCGCTGGTGCAGGCCCTGGGCCAGCGCACGCGCCGCCGCCTCCTCCAGCACCCGGACGTCCTTGGCGTTCGCCTTGAGCTGCCCGGAGGCGTCGAAGTCCTTGCCGGTGGCCAGGCGCGCGCCGTCGACCGACACCAGGCGCGCCGGGAACTGGCGCGGGCTGGCGTCCTCGCCCGCGTCCATCGTCGCGGAGATGTCCCAGTACGAGGCCGAGGTGAACTTGATGCGCTCCCGCTCGCGCTCCACGACCAGCCGCGTCGCCACCGACTGCACCCGGCCCGCCGACAGCCGCGGCATGACCTTCTTCCACAGCACCGGCGAGACCTCGTAGCCGTACAGCCGGTCCAGGATGCGGCGGGTCTCCTGCGCGTCGACGAGGTCCCCGTCCAGCTCGCGGGTGTCCTCGGCGGCCGCGCGGACGGCCTGCTCGGTGACCTCGTGGAAGACCATCCGGCGCACCGGGACCTTCGGCTTGAGGGTCTCCAGCAGGTGCCAGGCGATGGCCTCGCCCTCGCGGTCGGGGTCGGTGGCGAGGAAGAGCTCGTCGACGTCCTTCAGCAGGCTCTTCAACTCGGTGACCTTGGACTTCTTGTCCGCGGAGACGACGTAGAGCGGCTCGAAGTCGTGGTCGACGTTCACGCCGAGCTTCGCCCAGGACTCGCCCTTGTACTTGGCCGGGACGTCCTCCGCCTTCGACGGCAGGTCGCGGATGTGCCCGACCGAGGACTCCACGACGTAGCCCGGGCCGAGGTAGGAGGCGATCTTGCGGGCCTTGGCGGGCGACTCGACGATCACCAACCGCCGACGACCGGCGCCGTTCGCCCCGGTGTCGTCCTTCTTCGTCTTCGTCGATCCAGCCACGCTGTCCGCTCTCCTGCTCCATCCCGCCGCTGCAGCAGCGGCGCCTGTTCAACCAGCAAGTGTGCACGTTGCCTGCCGGTGATGTCCCCCGAGGTGACGTAACACGCCGCCGCACTTCCCGGCCGGGACGGGCCGCGGCGTGCGTCATCTTCCCCTTTCCACACCTAGCACGTGATACCGGCCACACGCTTCGCGGGGCTTCTGAGTAGCCGTTCCGCTACGCTCCGCGTCATGTTCCGCCGCCTGTTCACAATCCTCGCCGTTCTGCTGACCGGTCCCGCATTGGCCGGGGTCAGCGCCGCGTCCGCCGCACCCGCCGACTACAGCGGCATCGTCAAGCTCAGCAACTGCTCCGGTTCACTCGTCCGGTTGCCCCAGTCGGACGAGTTCGACCGCGCGCTCGTCCTCACCAACGGTCACTGCCTGGAGTCGGGCATGCCGGAACCAGGCGAGGTCCTGGTCAACCGGCCCGCCAACCGCAAGATGGTGCTGCTCGGCGCCGACGGCCGCGAGCTGGGCCAGATCCGCGCGACGAAGCTCGTCTACGCCACGATGACCGACACCGACGTCGCGCTCTACGCCCTCGACTCCTCCTACCGGGAGATCGCCCGCGACTTCGGCGGGCACCCGCTGACCGTGGCGGCCTCGCCCGCCAACGTCGGCACCCCGGTCAGCGTCGTCTCCGGCTTCTTCGCCCGCACCTGGAACTGCTCGATCGAACGCGTCGTGTACTCGGTGCGCGAGGCGGGCTGGACCTGGAAGGACTCGATCCGGTACGCGCCCGGCTGCGACACCGTCCACGGCACGTCCGGCTCGCCGATCATCGACCAGGGCAGCCGGGAGGTCGTCGGCATCAACAACACCGGCAACGACAACGGCGAGGTCTGCACGTTCAACAACCCGTGCGAGGTCGACGAGAACGGCGTGGTGTTCGCCCGGCAGGGCCTGACCTACGGGCAGCAGACCTACCGGATCCCGGCCTGCTTCGCCAAGAACAACCAGCTCAGCCTGGTTCGGGACGGGTGCCTGCTGCCCAAGCCCAACGTGGCGCTGCCGGTTCCCATTCCCGCCTGAATCACACCGCCTGCCGGGCCGGTGCGTGCTGCGGCCACACCGGCTCGGCGCCCGGCGGGGGCATGCCGATGAGCTCGGCCAGCGTCGCGAGACGGCGGCGGCCGGTGACACGCACGGCGGGCCCGCCGCCCTTCGGCCCCACCACCTGCGCCGGCACGCCGAGCTGCCGGAACGCCTCGGCGAGCGGCTCGTGCGTGCCCGGCGCGCGCTCGTCGACGGCCAGCAGGTACCCCTGGACACCCGGACGTCCCGCCGCGAGCGCCCACAGCCGCAGCGCCGCGCCGGTCAGCCGGAACCGCCCCGGCAGCGACTTCCCCTCGTCGTCGAGCCACGCCCTGGCCAGCCCGATCAGATCGGACCGGAACGCGGTGCGGACCACCGGTCCGCCGTCCTCGGTCCGGCCCAGCTCCGCCGCGACCCCGCGCCTGCCGAACTCGGCGACCAGCACCCGCGCGCGCCACACCTCGTCCACCTCGACGGTGAGGCGGGCGGCCGTGCGCGCGAAACCGGTGATCTGGCCCTGCCCGCACAGGACGCCGCTCAGGTCGGCGATGTCCGGGCCGCTCGCCTCCGCCGAGAAGAGCGACATCTGATCCACAGCGGACAGGGTAGAACACCCGTTCGATTTCCCGCGAGTCG carries:
- a CDS encoding DNA polymerase III subunit delta' — its product is MTAVVAPAGVWGQLVGQDHAVDVLSAAARAAAQIVAGEPAPPGAMTHAWLLTGPPGSGRSVAARAFAAALQCITGTGCGQCPGCRTAMHGTHADVRLVIPEGLSISVAEMRALVQAAARRPTTGQWQVVIIEDADRLTEGASNALLKAVEEPPERTVFLLCAPSDHPEDISVTIRSRCRLVTLRTPAAEAIARVLVERDGVDPELAEWAASVCGGHVGRARRLATDDNARKRRAAVLRIPLGLSRPGDVFRCADDLIAAAEADATEESKERDEAEKAELRNAMGGDATGKGVAGAKRAAEAAVKQLEKRQKSRATRTQRDTLDLALVDLAGFYRDVLVAVSGADARYNHPDHAQDIEQAARQWTAESTLKRLEAVLACREAILWNVKPRIAVEAMLTALRHG
- a CDS encoding bifunctional MFS transporter/dTMP kinase — translated: MGPISEVVHVEPGAGSEAPAGRDASTIHRARRVLAIRPFRRLWGVTYLCSVADWLTILGLTSLATQLTTNYTAQNFAFTGVLLSALLPGLIFAPLGGLLADRFDRRKVMFVADLFRCGFLLSVAFVGTSWWLYIANFLASASAMMWIPSKEAAVPNLLRRPDQVETANQLGLVMTYGLATVTAGGLYAVVTRIAASVGLPSGFFGELGVAKVIVVLIALLYLASAILVLTRIPELSIRKPRMAKVSHEQAEKAAKPIAEADKPGLGALVKDAGKYVRSTPLVRGLLIGAAGAFAAGGAVVGSAKPYSSSLLAGDSAWGLLVVAVFIGLATGMGGAPKLARRLPHDRLFGISIVLAGLALILVALSPHLTVSLIAVAIVGACAGAAFLTGVTIIGSQVDDAIRGRINAIYQSMMKIIVFGSVSLVPLLIGLTKPRTITVWGNPIIIDGTRPVMLGGGALAAVVGVIAYRQMDSRRSEPIMADLRNAIRRRPRRVNGLLIALEGTTAADTAVQASKLAEWLRSASPRPVVLAEDPALDDERLAALIGNASLSGARAQALAAAAVRADIVERNVNPALDGGAIVVMERFVDSPLAHLSAVAGLDAKELEGLADWATGRLRPDVTVLLDADPGTNAPGPISVEDQWRVQHLLSEMAAADPDHYVVVDADGPAEEVGDRVRTAVTAVLAQRKLGLVPLAEVEAR
- the topA gene encoding type I DNA topoisomerase, translating into MAGSTKTKKDDTGANGAGRRRLVIVESPAKARKIASYLGPGYVVESSVGHIRDLPSKAEDVPAKYKGESWAKLGVNVDHDFEPLYVVSADKKSKVTELKSLLKDVDELFLATDPDREGEAIAWHLLETLKPKVPVRRMVFHEVTEQAVRAAAEDTRELDGDLVDAQETRRILDRLYGYEVSPVLWKKVMPRLSAGRVQSVATRLVVERERERIKFTSASYWDISATMDAGEDASPRQFPARLVSVDGARLATGKDFDASGQLKANAKDVRVLEEAAARALAQGLHQRDFKVTSVEEKPYTRRPYAPFMTSTLQQEAGRKLRFNAETTMQIAQRLYQNGYITYMRTDSTTLSESALAAARSQATELYGKDHVSPTPRQYTRKVKNAQEAHEAIRPAGEVFRTPGQVAGELQADEFRLYELIWQRTIASQMADAKGTTMSVRITGTASTGEECVFAASGRTITFAGFLKAYVEAVDADSGAEADDKQSRLPQLVKDQALTATDLSPDGHATTPPARYNEPSLVSKLEELGIGRPSTYASIIKTIQDRGYVWKKGSALVPSWVAFAVVGLLERHFERLVDYDFTAAMEDELDRIAAGNEQRTRWLSRFYFGGEQGVDGSVGRLGGLKKLVSGGVEDIDPREINSIPMFEDNDGHTVHVRVGRYGPYLEREVDGKPQRANLPEDLPPDELTVEIAEKLFATPQEGRDLGVDPVTQHRIVAKEGRFGPYVTEVLPEPEETEGKKTSKAKKPKPRTGSLFRSMSIETVTLEDALKLLSLPRVVGKDPETGEEITAQNGRYGPYLKKGTDSRSLSSEDQIFSITLEEALKIYAEPKQRGRRGAAKPPLKELGEDPVSKKPMVVKDGRFGPYVTDGEYNATLRKGDSIEGLTPERASELLAEKRAKGPAPKKKAPARKAPAKKAAAKK
- a CDS encoding trypsin-like serine peptidase, which produces MFRRLFTILAVLLTGPALAGVSAASAAPADYSGIVKLSNCSGSLVRLPQSDEFDRALVLTNGHCLESGMPEPGEVLVNRPANRKMVLLGADGRELGQIRATKLVYATMTDTDVALYALDSSYREIARDFGGHPLTVAASPANVGTPVSVVSGFFARTWNCSIERVVYSVREAGWTWKDSIRYAPGCDTVHGTSGSPIIDQGSREVVGINNTGNDNGEVCTFNNPCEVDENGVVFARQGLTYGQQTYRIPACFAKNNQLSLVRDGCLLPKPNVALPVPIPA